In Paenibacillus sp. FSL M7-0420, a single genomic region encodes these proteins:
- a CDS encoding CoA-acylating methylmalonate-semialdehyde dehydrogenase: MTLLTGQASKVKNYVNGAWVESSSGRQEEVFNPATGEIIAYVPISSREELDAAVRAASIAYSAWKRVAVPRRARYFFRYQQLLVQHSKELAELITLENGKSLEEALGEVQRGIECVEFAAGAPTLMMGSQLPDIATGVESGMYRYPLGVVGGIAPFNFPMMVPCWMFPLAVACGNTFVLKPSERTPLLVNRLAELFAEAGFPPGVLNVVHGAHEVVDGLLAHEEVKAVSFVGSQPVAEYVYKQGTAHGKRVQALAGAKNHSIVLKDADLDHAVKNILSAAFGSAGERCMACAVVVVQEDIADELVSRITEAADGLKIGNGKEEGVFLGPVIRQANKDRTIDYIEAGLAEKAVLVRDGRKDAAAAGNGYFLGPTIFDHVQPGMKIWRDEIFAPLLAVVRVKDLAEAIAVTNKSPFANGACIYTDSARAVREFREEIDAGMLGVNLGVPAPMAFFPFSGYKKSFYGDLHANGRDGVEFYTRKKMITARY, from the coding sequence ATGACACTGCTCACGGGGCAGGCCAGTAAGGTGAAGAACTATGTAAACGGAGCTTGGGTGGAGTCCTCCTCCGGGCGGCAGGAGGAAGTGTTCAACCCGGCGACCGGCGAAATCATTGCCTATGTGCCGATCTCCAGCCGGGAAGAGCTGGATGCAGCCGTGCGGGCAGCTTCCATAGCCTATTCCGCGTGGAAAAGGGTCGCTGTTCCGCGAAGGGCCCGCTATTTCTTCCGGTACCAGCAGCTGCTGGTCCAGCACAGCAAGGAGCTGGCGGAGCTGATCACGCTGGAGAACGGCAAAAGCCTGGAGGAAGCGCTGGGCGAGGTGCAGCGCGGCATCGAATGCGTGGAATTCGCCGCCGGCGCTCCCACGCTGATGATGGGCAGCCAGCTGCCAGATATCGCGACAGGCGTAGAGTCCGGCATGTACCGCTATCCCCTGGGAGTTGTGGGCGGCATCGCCCCGTTCAACTTCCCGATGATGGTGCCCTGCTGGATGTTCCCGCTGGCGGTAGCCTGCGGCAACACCTTTGTGCTGAAGCCCTCCGAGCGGACGCCGCTGCTGGTGAACCGGCTCGCGGAGCTGTTCGCAGAAGCGGGCTTCCCGCCGGGGGTGCTGAATGTGGTACACGGGGCGCATGAGGTGGTGGACGGCCTGCTGGCGCATGAGGAAGTGAAGGCTGTCTCCTTCGTGGGCTCACAGCCGGTGGCGGAATATGTCTATAAGCAGGGGACCGCGCACGGCAAGCGGGTGCAGGCGCTGGCCGGCGCGAAGAATCATTCGATTGTGCTGAAGGATGCCGATCTGGACCATGCGGTGAAAAATATTCTATCCGCAGCCTTCGGCTCAGCGGGCGAACGGTGCATGGCCTGCGCTGTAGTGGTGGTGCAGGAGGACATTGCCGATGAGCTGGTAAGCCGGATCACGGAGGCTGCGGACGGGCTGAAGATCGGGAACGGCAAGGAGGAGGGGGTGTTCCTGGGCCCGGTCATCCGGCAGGCGAACAAAGACCGGACGATCGATTACATTGAAGCTGGGCTTGCCGAGAAGGCGGTGCTGGTGCGGGATGGCCGCAAGGATGCTGCAGCTGCGGGCAACGGCTATTTCCTGGGCCCGACGATCTTCGATCATGTGCAGCCGGGCATGAAGATCTGGCGTGACGAGATCTTCGCGCCGCTGCTGGCAGTGGTGCGGGTGAAGGATCTGGCGGAGGCGATAGCGGTCACGAATAAGTCGCCCTTCGCCAACGGGGCCTGCATCTATACAGACAGCGCCAGGGCAGTCCGCGAATTCCGTGAGGAGATTGACGCCGGGATGCTGGGCGTCAATCTGGGCGTGCCTGCTCCGATGGCATTCTTCCCTTTCTCAGGATACAAGAAATCGTTCTATGGAGACCTGCACGCGAACGGCCGTGACGGTGTGGAATTCTATACCCGCAAGAAAATGATTACCGCGCGTTACTAA
- a CDS encoding ABC transporter substrate-binding protein — translation MMKGKQGKTRGGLWLAAALMLISLLAGCGGGNNASPSAAEATAGNAAAASPEAAATTEPAAEPVTVKLQLKWVPQAQFAGYFLAQDKGYYAAEGLKVEILPGGPDIVPEQQVAGGSADIGVDWVASLLTSQEQEMPLVQIAQIFQKSGLVLVSKKEAGITTPAELKGKKVGNWMGGNEFEILALFDKYKLDSGKDLNFTKQGFTMDQFLGGELDAASAMTYNEYQVVLESGVKAEDLSVIDMNDEGVAMLEDNLFANKEWLEGNKETAAKFVRASLKGWADAIADPEAAVDSVMKLAEAGSTTREHQLTMMTEVAKLIQPEGFDASKLGYTDAAAFQQTADIALKFGVIKTASKVEEAYTNEIVEMAAK, via the coding sequence ATGATGAAGGGAAAACAGGGCAAAACTCGTGGAGGATTATGGCTTGCGGCGGCTCTAATGCTGATCTCGCTGCTTGCGGGCTGCGGCGGCGGCAACAACGCAAGTCCCTCCGCAGCAGAAGCGACTGCGGGGAATGCAGCGGCAGCTTCGCCGGAAGCTGCCGCAACCACAGAACCGGCGGCTGAGCCGGTCACCGTGAAGCTGCAGCTCAAATGGGTGCCGCAGGCCCAGTTCGCAGGGTACTTCCTGGCGCAGGACAAAGGGTATTATGCGGCAGAGGGCCTGAAGGTCGAGATTCTGCCGGGCGGGCCGGATATCGTGCCTGAGCAGCAGGTGGCCGGCGGTTCGGCCGATATCGGGGTGGACTGGGTGGCGAGCCTGCTGACCAGCCAGGAGCAGGAGATGCCGCTGGTGCAGATCGCCCAGATTTTCCAGAAGAGCGGGCTGGTGCTGGTATCCAAGAAGGAGGCGGGCATCACTACACCGGCTGAGCTGAAGGGCAAGAAGGTGGGCAACTGGATGGGCGGCAATGAGTTTGAGATTCTGGCGCTTTTTGATAAATACAAGCTGGATTCTGGCAAGGATCTGAACTTCACCAAGCAGGGCTTCACGATGGACCAGTTCCTCGGCGGTGAGCTGGATGCGGCTTCGGCTATGACCTACAACGAATATCAGGTGGTGCTGGAGTCGGGCGTTAAGGCGGAGGACCTGAGTGTCATCGACATGAATGACGAAGGTGTGGCGATGCTTGAAGACAACCTGTTCGCCAACAAGGAGTGGCTGGAGGGCAACAAGGAGACAGCAGCCAAGTTCGTCCGTGCTTCCCTGAAGGGCTGGGCGGATGCGATTGCCGATCCCGAAGCGGCTGTGGACAGTGTGATGAAGCTTGCCGAAGCGGGCAGCACGACCCGGGAGCATCAGCTGACGATGATGACGGAGGTTGCCAAGCTGATCCAGCCGGAGGGCTTCGATGCTTCCAAGCTGGGCTATACGGATGCTGCCGCCTTCCAGCAGACCGCCGATATCGCGCTGAAATTCGGGGTCATTAAGACGGCTTCCAAGGTGGAGGAGGCCTACACGAACGAGATTGTGGAGATGGCGGCGAAATAA
- a CDS encoding ABC transporter permease has protein sequence MESNTVREFTSSNNVISPDTDQGGDPWKFLKWLNPGFVLPLLAGALFLLLWELQIFHRIFDLKKYQLPLPSAIAEAMRDNLSLLLSYTGYTLTEAVLGMLIGSGCGFLIALAATAWPRWGGGSLTMVAALNAVPIVALAPIMNLWFGDGIGSRAAIVTATTMAAMAINAYKGMAAVDPLALDLMHSYAAGKRAVFRHLRIQNSLPYVFTALKINATASMIGAIVGEFFFSSRGLGYLLSNSIKVAKMPLGWACIVLAAVAGVIFYLVVERLEKGFIKWHPSRRT, from the coding sequence ATGGAAAGTAATACGGTTCGCGAATTTACATCCTCTAACAACGTTATTTCGCCAGATACGGACCAAGGCGGAGATCCATGGAAATTCCTGAAATGGCTGAACCCCGGGTTCGTGCTGCCGCTGCTTGCCGGAGCTTTGTTCCTGCTGCTGTGGGAGCTCCAGATCTTTCACCGCATCTTCGATCTGAAGAAATATCAGCTGCCGCTACCCTCCGCCATCGCTGAAGCGATGCGGGACAATCTCAGTCTGCTGCTCTCTTATACCGGGTATACCCTCACTGAAGCCGTTCTTGGTATGCTGATCGGCTCCGGCTGCGGCTTCCTGATTGCCTTGGCTGCCACAGCCTGGCCCCGCTGGGGCGGCGGCAGCCTCACGATGGTAGCTGCACTCAATGCCGTTCCCATTGTGGCGCTTGCCCCTATCATGAACCTGTGGTTCGGGGACGGCATCGGCTCGCGGGCGGCGATTGTGACCGCGACCACGATGGCGGCTATGGCGATCAACGCCTACAAGGGTATGGCGGCTGTGGACCCGCTGGCGCTGGACCTGATGCATTCCTATGCGGCAGGCAAACGGGCGGTATTCCGCCATCTGCGGATTCAGAACAGTCTGCCTTATGTATTCACCGCCTTGAAGATCAACGCTACAGCGAGCATGATCGGGGCGATTGTCGGGGAGTTTTTCTTCTCCTCGCGGGGGCTGGGTTATCTCCTCTCGAATTCGATCAAGGTGGCGAAGATGCCGCTGGGCTGGGCCTGCATCGTGCTTGCCGCGGTTGCCGGAGTCATCTTTTACCTGGTCGTGGAGCGGCTGGAGAAGGGGTTTATCAAGTGGCACCCTTCCCGGCGTACGTAG
- a CDS encoding ABC transporter permease, whose amino-acid sequence MKLNRALMRGRALPLLVWICGLLVLWEAVSWWLLHVAKTPLAQSKLPYVHEVALTLWQYSGTLLREGGATFGNAGVGFLIGALSGVLLAVLMSLSRTIEQLAFPYAVASQMIPILGLAPIIYGIVRDEQMSRIIISGYITFFPVALNMLRGLRSVDPSALELMHSYAAKPWAVYWKLRFPAALPGLFSGLKIAAPLAVTGAILVELMGAQRGIGVIMLRNLYYGPSHTYMFWSTVLVGALLGMASYWLMSLVERLVAPWQPEFRPQGGSR is encoded by the coding sequence ATGAAGCTGAACCGTGCGTTAATGCGGGGGCGTGCGCTGCCGCTGCTTGTCTGGATCTGCGGGCTGCTGGTGCTGTGGGAGGCGGTCTCCTGGTGGCTGCTGCATGTGGCGAAGACGCCGCTGGCCCAGTCCAAGCTGCCTTATGTTCACGAGGTGGCGCTCACTCTGTGGCAGTACAGCGGCACCCTTCTCCGGGAAGGGGGAGCTACCTTCGGCAATGCCGGGGTGGGCTTCCTGATCGGAGCGCTCTCCGGAGTGCTGCTGGCCGTGCTGATGAGCCTCTCCCGGACGATAGAGCAGCTTGCCTTCCCGTATGCGGTTGCTTCGCAGATGATTCCGATTCTGGGGCTGGCGCCGATCATATACGGGATTGTGCGGGATGAGCAGATGTCGCGGATCATCATCTCGGGCTATATCACCTTCTTCCCGGTGGCGCTGAATATGCTGCGCGGTCTGCGGAGTGTGGACCCTTCTGCTCTGGAGCTGATGCACTCTTATGCCGCTAAGCCGTGGGCTGTATATTGGAAGCTGCGCTTCCCGGCAGCGCTGCCGGGGCTGTTCAGCGGGCTGAAGATTGCAGCGCCGCTGGCTGTAACGGGCGCAATTCTGGTTGAGCTGATGGGTGCTCAGCGCGGAATCGGGGTTATTATGCTCCGCAATCTCTATTATGGACCCTCCCATACCTACATGTTCTGGTCCACGGTGCTGGTCGGTGCTCTGCTGGGTATGGCCAGCTATTGGCTGATGAGTCTGGTGGAGCGTCTAGTAGCCCCCTGGCAGCCGGAATTCCGTCCCCAAGGAGGCAGCCGCTAA
- a CDS encoding ABC transporter ATP-binding protein — translation MSLVAATIPEIQLEHVEMRYQTETADVLALHQVSLDIAKGEFVSLLGPSGCGKTTLLRLMADLITPTAGNIMVAGKSAKEARLAQKYGIVFQSPVLYDWRKVKHNITLPLELLGVKKSIREDKALELLDLVGLQGFADKYPWQLSGGMQQRVAIARALSMEPEILLMDEPFSALDEFTRERLNEELLSVWSKVQSTIVFVTHSIPESIFLSDRVFVLSPHPGRLSAVVDIPLPRPRTADMRNSPEFFELIARIRDSFEGV, via the coding sequence ATGTCACTAGTAGCAGCAACAATTCCTGAAATACAGCTGGAGCATGTCGAAATGCGTTACCAGACGGAGACGGCAGATGTGCTGGCCCTGCATCAGGTAAGTCTCGATATTGCCAAGGGGGAGTTCGTCTCCCTGCTGGGTCCTTCCGGGTGCGGAAAGACTACTCTGCTGAGGCTGATGGCAGATCTTATCACACCAACGGCTGGAAATATCATGGTGGCAGGCAAAAGCGCCAAGGAGGCCCGGCTGGCACAGAAATACGGTATTGTGTTCCAGAGTCCGGTGCTGTATGACTGGCGGAAGGTCAAGCATAATATTACCCTGCCGCTGGAGCTACTGGGCGTCAAGAAATCCATTCGTGAGGATAAAGCGCTGGAGCTGCTTGATCTCGTGGGCTTGCAGGGATTCGCCGATAAATATCCCTGGCAGCTCAGCGGGGGGATGCAGCAGCGTGTAGCCATTGCCCGGGCACTCTCCATGGAGCCGGAAATTCTGCTCATGGATGAGCCGTTCTCGGCGCTGGATGAATTCACGCGCGAGCGGCTGAATGAAGAGCTGCTCTCCGTCTGGAGTAAGGTACAGAGCACAATTGTATTCGTTACCCATAGCATTCCCGAATCGATCTTCCTGTCGGACCGGGTGTTCGTCCTGTCGCCGCATCCGGGCAGACTCTCGGCGGTTGTCGATATTCCGCTGCCCCGTCCGCGTACAGCGGACATGAGGAATAGTCCGGAGTTCTTCGAGCTGATTGCCCGTATCCGCGACAGCTTCGAAGGGGTGTAG
- a CDS encoding histidine kinase N-terminal 7TM domain-containing diguanylate cyclase — protein sequence MASLISNYIIIVSISGVLNALLALFAFYRKTDFSGLRAFIVSSAASAVYTFAFALELSGNSMEQIKFWIKLEYLGMPYIAPSSLLMIMHFVGLERLVSRKLLVLLYSVPVISTVLVWTNDSHHLFYKAIYFREGAPAPLVDIVMGPWYIVQGSLTFGCMLAGMCLILWRWGRMRRAYLRQMLIIFVGQFLPALGAFLYLMDLTPYGTDPVPVVMSVTSSLYIWAILSRGMLTAAPIARENLFESMRDGVLVMDLSDKLVDYNRAAAEMLEDLDAAAIGRPLAQLFLPAGKEAVDYVMNSNPQLSEEQELVWHSGGEVRYYQVRSSPVQKHDGHLAGRMIMLIDVTERTLLQEKLLQLATIDSLTGIYNRTHFMELSRQRLQEAADSAAPFSVILLDIDFFKSINDRYGHHHGDMALQHVVSVCRQHVREGDVFGRYGGEEFVLSLPGALLKEAALISERIRRDIEQSTFSTFTGTIKITASFGVAEAFRRSISLEELLSEADHALYSSKRNGRNSVHLYGVSSITRFKPM from the coding sequence ATGGCATCTCTGATTTCCAACTACATTATTATCGTTTCTATCTCCGGTGTGCTGAACGCCTTGCTCGCCCTGTTTGCTTTTTACAGGAAGACTGACTTCTCGGGTCTGCGCGCATTCATCGTCAGCTCTGCCGCCTCGGCGGTATACACATTCGCCTTCGCGCTCGAGCTCTCGGGGAACTCGATGGAACAGATTAAGTTCTGGATCAAGCTGGAGTATCTCGGAATGCCGTACATCGCGCCCTCCAGTCTGCTGATGATCATGCACTTCGTGGGCCTGGAGCGTCTGGTCTCCCGAAAACTGCTGGTCCTCCTCTACTCCGTCCCCGTGATCTCCACGGTGCTTGTCTGGACCAACGACTCCCATCACCTGTTCTATAAGGCTATCTACTTCCGGGAAGGCGCGCCTGCACCGCTGGTGGATATCGTCATGGGACCCTGGTATATCGTGCAGGGCAGTCTGACCTTCGGCTGTATGCTGGCCGGTATGTGCCTGATCCTCTGGCGCTGGGGGCGGATGCGGCGGGCTTATCTGCGGCAGATGCTGATTATTTTTGTCGGACAATTCCTGCCTGCGCTGGGGGCTTTCCTCTATCTGATGGACCTGACTCCGTATGGAACAGACCCTGTTCCCGTTGTGATGAGTGTAACCTCGTCCCTGTATATATGGGCCATTCTGTCCAGAGGGATGCTGACCGCCGCGCCGATTGCCAGAGAGAATCTGTTCGAGAGCATGCGCGACGGCGTACTAGTCATGGACCTCTCCGACAAGCTGGTGGACTATAACCGGGCCGCTGCCGAGATGCTTGAGGATCTGGATGCCGCCGCCATCGGCCGCCCGCTGGCCCAGCTCTTCCTGCCTGCCGGCAAGGAGGCGGTCGATTATGTAATGAATTCCAATCCGCAGCTCAGCGAAGAGCAGGAACTGGTGTGGCATTCCGGCGGAGAAGTCCGCTATTATCAGGTCCGTTCCTCTCCGGTCCAGAAGCATGACGGCCATCTTGCCGGGCGGATGATCATGCTGATCGATGTTACCGAACGCACCCTGCTCCAGGAGAAGCTGCTGCAGCTCGCCACCATCGACAGCCTGACCGGCATCTACAACCGGACCCACTTCATGGAGCTGAGCCGGCAACGGCTGCAGGAAGCTGCCGACTCCGCCGCCCCCTTCTCGGTCATCCTGCTGGATATCGATTTCTTCAAAAGCATTAACGACCGCTACGGGCACCATCACGGGGATATGGCCTTACAGCATGTAGTAAGCGTATGCCGCCAGCATGTCCGGGAGGGGGATGTCTTCGGACGGTACGGAGGTGAAGAATTCGTCTTAAGCCTGCCGGGAGCCCTCTTGAAGGAAGCGGCCCTGATCTCTGAGCGTATCCGCAGGGACATCGAGCAGAGCACCTTCTCCACCTTCACAGGAACAATTAAAATCACAGCCAGCTTCGGCGTGGCTGAAGCCTTCCGCCGTTCGATCTCACTGGAGGAGCTGCTCTCGGAAGCAGACCATGCCCTCTACTCCTCCAAGCGTAACGGCCGAAATAGCGTTCATCTATATGGCGTCTCCTCCATCACCCGCTTCAAGCCCATGTGA
- a CDS encoding DUF72 domain-containing protein, with product MIKIGLTGFGDHEELYGKIKPADRLPAYSAHFPIVEIDSSFYAVQPVRNYEKWVNQTPEAFQFIVKAYQGMTGHLRGKKNYYDTPEEMYRAFHTSIAPVRSAGKLAMALFQFPPWFDCTKDNVDFLRDAKERLLDVPAAIEFRNDSWYSPEMRERTLGFLKQEGWIHTIADEPQAGSGSIPIVPVATRPDLTYVRLHGRNTAGWNQSSHPDWRKLRYLYRYSTEELTQWRDRLLELEQTCKNIYVVFNNNSAGDATPNAQELQSLLGIDGGLAPRQLDLFN from the coding sequence ATGATCAAGATCGGGCTGACCGGCTTCGGAGACCATGAGGAGCTGTACGGCAAAATCAAACCTGCCGACCGCCTCCCCGCCTACAGCGCCCATTTTCCCATTGTGGAAATTGACAGTTCCTTCTACGCGGTTCAGCCGGTCCGGAATTATGAGAAATGGGTCAACCAGACGCCGGAGGCGTTCCAGTTCATTGTGAAGGCTTATCAGGGAATGACCGGACATCTGCGGGGGAAAAAGAATTACTACGATACGCCGGAGGAGATGTACCGGGCCTTCCATACCTCTATCGCTCCTGTCCGCTCAGCGGGGAAGCTGGCGATGGCACTGTTCCAATTCCCGCCCTGGTTCGACTGCACCAAAGACAACGTGGATTTCCTGCGTGACGCGAAGGAGCGGCTGCTGGATGTGCCCGCTGCCATCGAATTCCGTAATGATTCCTGGTACAGCCCTGAGATGCGTGAGCGGACCCTCGGGTTCCTGAAGCAAGAAGGCTGGATTCATACGATAGCCGACGAGCCGCAGGCAGGCTCCGGCTCCATCCCGATTGTCCCTGTCGCCACCCGGCCGGACCTCACCTACGTGCGGCTGCATGGGCGCAACACTGCAGGCTGGAATCAGAGCAGCCACCCGGACTGGCGCAAGCTTCGCTATCTGTACCGTTACAGCACCGAAGAGTTAACGCAGTGGCGGGACCGGCTGCTGGAGCTTGAACAGACCTGTAAGAATATTTACGTGGTATTTAATAATAATTCTGCCGGGGATGCCACTCCCAATGCTCAGGAGCTGCAATCGCTGCTTGGGATCGACGGCGGGCTGGCCCCGCGCCAACTGGACTTATTCAACTGA
- a CDS encoding alpha-amylase, with protein sequence MKRNHTMMQFFEWHVAADGEHWKRLAQMAPELKAAGIDSVWVPPVTKAVSPEDTGYGVYDLYDLGEFDQKGDVRTKYGTKQELIDAIAECLKNGIAVYVDLVMNHKAGADETEVFEVIEVDPNDRTKDISEPFEIEGWTKFDFPGRGDEYSSFKWNHTHFNGTDFDAKEGRNGVFRIDGTNKGWNQNVDDEFGNYDYLMFANIDYSNDDVKNEMLNWGKWLVDTLQCSGYRLDAIKHINHEFIKEFAMEMKKKRGEDFYIVGEFWNSNLEACREFLNTVDYQIDLFDVSLHYKLYSAALAGRDFDLTHIFDDTLVQTHPANAVTFVDNHDSQPHEALESWVGDWFKQSAYALILLRRDGYPVVFYGDYYGIGGPAPMEGKKEAIDPLLCARHTKAYGEQDDYFDHPNTIGWVRRGVQEIEGSGCAVVISNGDNGEKRMFVGEARSGEVWEDFTHNRRESVTIGEDGWAVFPVNGGSVSVWALPEPKPADACAEE encoded by the coding sequence ATGAAGAGAAATCATACTATGATGCAGTTTTTTGAATGGCATGTCGCGGCGGACGGAGAACACTGGAAACGCCTTGCCCAGATGGCCCCGGAACTGAAGGCGGCGGGTATTGATTCGGTATGGGTTCCCCCTGTTACCAAGGCCGTCTCGCCCGAAGATACCGGTTATGGAGTCTACGATCTGTATGACCTCGGTGAATTCGATCAAAAGGGTGATGTACGCACGAAGTATGGAACCAAGCAGGAGTTAATCGACGCGATTGCCGAGTGCCTGAAGAACGGCATTGCGGTCTACGTGGATCTGGTCATGAACCATAAAGCCGGAGCGGATGAGACCGAGGTCTTCGAGGTGATTGAGGTGGACCCGAACGACCGTACCAAGGATATCTCCGAGCCGTTCGAGATTGAAGGCTGGACCAAATTTGATTTCCCGGGACGCGGGGATGAATACTCCAGCTTCAAGTGGAATCACACCCACTTCAACGGAACCGATTTCGATGCCAAGGAAGGCCGCAACGGCGTCTTCCGGATTGACGGCACGAATAAAGGCTGGAATCAGAATGTGGATGACGAATTCGGCAACTACGACTATCTGATGTTCGCCAACATTGATTACAGCAATGACGATGTAAAGAATGAGATGCTGAACTGGGGCAAGTGGCTGGTCGATACGCTGCAATGCAGCGGATACCGGCTGGATGCGATCAAGCATATCAACCATGAGTTCATCAAGGAATTCGCCATGGAGATGAAAAAGAAGCGCGGCGAGGACTTCTACATCGTCGGTGAATTCTGGAACTCCAATCTGGAGGCCTGCCGCGAATTCCTGAACACTGTAGATTACCAGATCGATCTGTTCGATGTCTCTCTTCATTACAAGCTGTACTCCGCCGCACTGGCAGGCCGGGATTTCGACCTGACGCATATCTTCGACGATACGCTGGTCCAGACACATCCCGCGAATGCTGTCACCTTCGTTGACAACCACGACTCCCAGCCGCATGAGGCACTGGAATCCTGGGTGGGCGACTGGTTCAAGCAAAGCGCCTACGCCCTGATTCTGCTGCGGCGCGACGGCTATCCCGTTGTCTTCTACGGGGATTATTACGGCATCGGCGGCCCTGCGCCGATGGAAGGCAAGAAGGAGGCCATCGATCCTCTGCTCTGCGCCCGCCACACCAAGGCTTACGGCGAGCAGGATGACTATTTCGATCATCCCAACACCATCGGCTGGGTCCGGCGCGGTGTGCAGGAGATTGAAGGCTCCGGCTGCGCTGTAGTCATCTCCAATGGAGACAACGGAGAGAAGCGGATGTTCGTGGGCGAAGCGCGCAGCGGAGAGGTATGGGAGGACTTCACCCATAACCGCAGGGAGTCCGTCACCATCGGCGAAGACGGCTGGGCCGTATTCCCGGTCAACGGCGGCAGCGTCTCCGTCTGGGCGCTGCCCGAGCCGAAGCCAGCCGATGCCTGCGCGGAGGAGTAA
- a CDS encoding biotin transporter BioY: MKKWTTRGLIFSALFAAVMIALSYLKISLPFSTVPITMQTLAVMLAGSILGARYGALAVLIVIGLAAAGFQVMGGSGGLAVLVGPTAGYIFSWPFVAWLIGFFAERIKQDQYTFVKLLAANFIFGALLVYPGGVGWLAYSTGMDSLGKALTAGMWPFLPGDLLKAVLCSAVVTAVWKVYPIERILNSDTGVWAEGDNTTTTR, from the coding sequence ATGAAGAAATGGACCACCCGCGGCCTGATATTCAGTGCCTTATTCGCCGCCGTCATGATAGCTCTGAGTTATTTGAAAATCTCGCTGCCCTTCTCCACGGTACCCATTACCATGCAGACCCTCGCGGTAATGCTGGCTGGTTCGATCCTTGGGGCCCGTTACGGGGCGCTTGCTGTACTGATCGTGATCGGACTCGCCGCTGCCGGATTCCAGGTGATGGGCGGAAGCGGAGGATTGGCGGTCCTGGTTGGCCCTACCGCAGGATATATCTTCTCCTGGCCGTTCGTGGCCTGGCTGATCGGCTTTTTCGCCGAACGCATTAAGCAGGACCAATACACCTTCGTGAAGCTGCTGGCCGCTAACTTTATCTTCGGCGCACTGTTAGTTTATCCGGGCGGTGTGGGGTGGCTGGCCTATTCCACAGGTATGGATTCACTCGGCAAGGCATTGACGGCAGGCATGTGGCCGTTTCTTCCGGGCGACCTGCTCAAAGCAGTCTTGTGTTCGGCTGTAGTAACGGCGGTATGGAAGGTATATCCGATCGAACGTATCCTGAACAGTGACACAGGCGTCTGGGCTGAAGGGGACAACACAACCACAACTCGTTAA
- a CDS encoding ATP-binding cassette domain-containing protein: protein MIRAHNISLSVREGQHHRTVLQGINIHIEPGEWVALTGANGCGKTSLIRSFNGLNTPSGGSLSVAGLDLRLPENRIIVKQRVQLVFQNPEAQTVGSTPFEDIAFGLENRGLERGRMIARIHEILQQVGLSHKAEAEVSTLSGGERQRLAVGCCLALEAEMIIFDEATSMLDPEGRSDILELAQGLWQAGTTILWVTQRMEELAASPRIAVLGKGQLLYDGSPRSLFYTSELPETLGWLPSPAVRVGKLLQKQGWPLHLLPLTGQDLEELL, encoded by the coding sequence ATGATCAGGGCGCATAATATAAGCTTGTCCGTGCGGGAGGGGCAGCATCACCGTACAGTACTGCAAGGGATTAACATTCATATAGAGCCTGGGGAATGGGTAGCGCTGACAGGGGCCAACGGCTGCGGCAAAACCTCGCTAATCCGCTCCTTCAACGGACTGAACACCCCCTCCGGCGGCAGTCTGTCCGTGGCCGGACTGGACCTGCGCCTGCCGGAGAACCGGATTATAGTAAAGCAGCGGGTGCAGCTCGTATTTCAGAATCCCGAAGCACAGACGGTTGGCTCCACCCCCTTCGAGGATATCGCCTTCGGACTGGAGAACCGGGGACTGGAACGGGGGCGGATGATTGCACGAATCCATGAGATTCTACAGCAGGTAGGACTAAGCCATAAAGCGGAGGCAGAGGTATCTACACTATCCGGCGGAGAGCGCCAACGTCTGGCGGTAGGCTGCTGCCTGGCACTGGAAGCCGAAATGATTATTTTCGATGAGGCTACCTCGATGCTGGACCCTGAGGGAAGATCGGATATTCTGGAGCTGGCCCAGGGGCTATGGCAGGCAGGGACTACCATCCTCTGGGTCACGCAGCGGATGGAGGAGCTGGCCGCAAGCCCGCGCATCGCGGTGCTGGGTAAAGGGCAATTGCTCTATGACGGCAGCCCGCGCAGCCTGTTCTATACCTCGGAGCTGCCGGAGACCCTCGGCTGGCTTCCTTCTCCGGCCGTCCGGGTCGGGAAGCTGCTGCAGAAGCAGGGCTGGCCGCTTCACCTGCTGCCTCTGACCGGACAGGATCTGGAGGAGCTGCTATGA